The following proteins are co-located in the Desulfatitalea tepidiphila genome:
- a CDS encoding DUF4150 domain-containing protein, with protein MGQTTFANSRGIVHKGSGGVSVVFPDVCKTPTPSGPVPIPYPNIGKSSDTSGGPIKVKTDGQMPMVKGAKYGLTTGDEAGTAGGVVSSSTKGEAEFMIYSFDVKFEGKNVCRMGDPLFHNKKNIMG; from the coding sequence ATGGGACAGACGACTTTCGCCAATTCGAGGGGCATCGTTCACAAGGGCAGCGGGGGGGTGAGCGTGGTTTTTCCCGATGTCTGCAAGACCCCTACTCCCAGCGGACCGGTTCCCATTCCCTATCCCAATATCGGTAAATCTTCCGATACCAGCGGAGGGCCGATCAAGGTGAAAACCGACGGTCAGATGCCTATGGTCAAAGGCGCCAAATACGGCCTGACCACCGGAGATGAGGCCGGAACGGCGGGGGGCGTCGTCAGCAGCAGTACGAAAGGGGAGGCGGAATTCATGATTTACTCGTTTGACGTGAAGTTCGAAGGCAAGAATGTATGCCGAATGGGAGATCCGTTGTTTCACAACAAGAAGAACATTATGGGGTAA
- a CDS encoding GspH/FimT family pseudopilin — protein MRKCHGFTLLELSVVLGIICLVVIAAAPIHSWIQRQGTGLATEQLRGDLQMARLMAISRKQTCSIVVNAPSKNQYLNSLNRQCVDLDSYRGGVHFLQRGPDGKPASDAITFNRRGMAISLGSIYLADDQMSDIYRVRVMTPGGISIYRWSGDGWQ, from the coding sequence TTGAGAAAATGTCACGGGTTCACCTTGCTCGAGTTGTCGGTGGTGCTGGGCATCATCTGCCTGGTCGTGATTGCCGCGGCGCCTATTCATTCCTGGATTCAGCGACAAGGCACCGGACTGGCCACCGAGCAATTGCGCGGAGACCTGCAAATGGCCCGTTTGATGGCGATTAGCCGCAAACAGACCTGCTCGATAGTAGTCAACGCACCTTCCAAAAACCAGTATTTAAATTCGCTGAATCGGCAGTGTGTCGATTTGGACTCTTATCGCGGTGGTGTTCATTTTCTTCAACGAGGACCGGATGGCAAACCGGCGTCCGATGCGATCACCTTCAACCGAAGAGGCATGGCGATTTCCCTGGGCTCGATCTATCTGGCGGACGATCAGATGAGCGACATTTATCGTGTGCGGGTGATGACCCCTGGAGGAATTTCAATTTATCGTTGGAGCGGCGATGGTTGGCAATAA
- a CDS encoding PilW family protein, translating into MVGNNSFNVSNATQVGSTARFKKRSGGFTLLEVLMALAVGLIAIGAAYSVYDAQLKAHRNRKLSLELQQNLRAALMFVEQEIRIAGFDPEGSGHFGIVDVRRYELEGTGTDYAGQPSLFYTVDHDENGELDARNHDRNQEHCSFRIRHDPAIGRRYLSWDNGAGRHPLSETIHQIGFAYGVDADEDGRLDTWNGGTHLVWAVDSDNDNRLDTHLDANGDGVIDPSDDTNGDGRIDPADGGAIDPPLSVDRIRAVRVWLLARSRTPVPGRYDANRLVVGDRISAPVDGRFMRKVIEADVIARNL; encoded by the coding sequence ATGGTTGGCAATAATTCATTCAACGTATCGAACGCCACGCAGGTCGGGTCGACCGCTCGATTCAAGAAGAGATCCGGAGGCTTTACGCTGCTGGAAGTATTGATGGCACTGGCCGTCGGACTGATCGCCATCGGGGCGGCCTATTCGGTCTACGATGCTCAGTTGAAAGCACATCGGAACCGCAAACTATCTCTCGAATTGCAGCAGAATCTGCGTGCCGCGCTGATGTTTGTCGAGCAGGAGATACGGATTGCAGGGTTCGATCCCGAGGGCAGCGGCCATTTCGGTATCGTCGATGTGCGCCGCTATGAACTGGAAGGCACCGGCACGGATTATGCGGGTCAACCGTCCCTCTTCTACACTGTGGATCATGATGAAAATGGTGAACTGGACGCCCGTAATCACGATCGAAACCAGGAGCATTGCAGTTTTCGGATCCGGCATGACCCGGCGATCGGTCGACGCTATCTCTCCTGGGACAATGGGGCCGGCCGCCATCCGCTTTCGGAAACAATCCACCAGATCGGCTTCGCTTATGGTGTCGATGCTGACGAGGACGGACGTCTTGACACATGGAATGGGGGTACGCATCTGGTTTGGGCCGTCGATTCGGACAACGACAACAGGCTCGATACCCATCTGGACGCCAACGGAGACGGTGTGATCGACCCATCGGACGACACCAATGGAGATGGCCGTATCGACCCGGCCGACGGCGGCGCGATCGATCCGCCCCTCTCAGTGGACCGCATCAGGGCGGTCCGGGTATGGTTGCTGGCTCGAAGCCGTACGCCGGTTCCAGGCCGGTACGATGCGAACCGTCTGGTGGTCGGCGATCGGATATCCGCGCCGGTCGACGGGCGTTTTATGCGCAAAGTCATCGAGGCTGACGTTATCGCGCGCAACCTTTAG
- a CDS encoding prepilin-type N-terminal cleavage/methylation domain-containing protein, with the protein MKTSSRCYARQGFTLIEVMVALTIFTIGILAVVAMQGIGLKTMRYAFWETHRSVSAASHIETLLCKPYDDVQLTDKDHGYDPENPDHGPFAVLDGQATIQWEVADDLPVAGTKRIAITIRPMRPAGSMATTTYEYVKARDY; encoded by the coding sequence ATGAAGACATCATCGCGATGTTACGCCAGACAGGGGTTTACGCTCATCGAGGTGATGGTGGCGTTGACCATCTTCACGATTGGAATTCTGGCTGTGGTTGCCATGCAGGGCATCGGCTTGAAAACCATGCGATATGCTTTTTGGGAAACCCATCGGTCGGTCTCGGCCGCCAGCCATATCGAGACTCTCTTGTGCAAACCCTATGATGATGTCCAGTTGACCGATAAGGATCACGGATACGATCCGGAAAATCCGGACCACGGTCCGTTTGCCGTGTTGGACGGTCAGGCCACCATCCAGTGGGAAGTGGCGGATGATCTTCCGGTGGCCGGTACCAAGCGTATTGCGATCACCATTCGGCCGATGCGACCCGCTGGCAGCATGGCGACGACGACCTATGAGTATGTCAAGGCAAGAGATTACTAA
- a CDS encoding PilX N-terminal domain-containing pilus assembly protein has product MRRDEGLTTVSPYRSCGREDGSVLIATLLVLLAVTVLGVASINNSVVEMKIARAEKETRETFYRAEGAVMEGLQRLIAMDAVDKNEQFPFWYHSSESIKDGEIEFRDPARWDVDGMGEDNGLASGLDPDIFLAAVEWRVATGGSLIQTQSRLYQNRVYGLCKKYGINSIVEIGYDLRY; this is encoded by the coding sequence ATGCGGAGAGACGAAGGACTGACAACCGTGAGCCCATATCGGTCCTGCGGCAGGGAAGACGGATCGGTGTTGATCGCCACACTCCTGGTGCTGCTGGCCGTCACGGTCCTGGGCGTCGCGAGTATCAACAACAGCGTGGTCGAGATGAAGATCGCAAGGGCTGAGAAGGAGACTCGCGAAACGTTTTATCGAGCAGAGGGTGCCGTTATGGAAGGCCTGCAGCGTCTGATCGCCATGGACGCGGTAGATAAGAACGAACAGTTTCCTTTCTGGTATCATTCCAGCGAATCGATAAAAGATGGCGAGATCGAATTCCGGGATCCGGCCCGATGGGATGTCGATGGCATGGGCGAAGACAATGGCTTGGCCAGTGGCCTGGATCCGGATATCTTTCTGGCCGCCGTGGAGTGGCGGGTAGCCACCGGCGGGTCATTGATTCAAACTCAATCCCGGCTGTATCAGAACAGGGTATATGGATTATGCAAAAAGTACGGTATCAACAGCATCGTCGAGATCGGGTACGATTTGCGCTATTGA
- a CDS encoding pilus assembly protein: MLTSHAYGLDLSDTPLDIQVQAPPPNVMIVWDNSEHMDWEVLTDEDKGAFSGCGYIFPEHPRGARAGHELLLSEIQRRLWLSQWGGYNRLYYRPDRGYPPWPGTGKYAFGKADLHFPLSDPACSARDGVRCKMSQPFMTVHCDGETYVIPQAHYFVLKDDNGNGVRDRDEKVYLVAWRDGDGNGLLDLSNRIDDDRRVYFRYMDGGDDTLQDDELALVDDEAEKFSIRPAIHDERGEVVRYLTDQEELQNYVNWFSYYRKRGFVAKSALAQSIAAARELNIGIYPVSGKPALGVVPVGVTWKPGDVPLPGEKAETGPVFDSSEQLLDAIYAAPFHGPPALREALDLVGRYFKTDATSTLGASPYVSEGKGGCCQQSHAIVVAGGYWDDRFSGAGNADGSRGIPYADGYSDTLADVAMYYYTSDLAPGLEDGMGSRGCDDASHQHMVTHALWAGGPDTLDLKRLLLPGAWDDAGQNGGPCLAGALASVPDWPRPEPGEATTADDIFHAAVNGRGFFLAIDEPSAMTSALDTVLGLIRQGSGSTEGLHYGPQVIVPPYIYKVAYRSDGWEGDVQAFEYDPQSGAVGDTPLWCAAERLNRSDVTHESRRLITYGGIWRHPQGIPFRYDDLAEGERQVLGSDLKSGSPADKQARRLLDYIRGKDASGYRRRANRLGDIVHSVPVIAGQTLFVGGNDGMLHAFDTTHGDERFAYIPRLVFETFSALASPGYDSRHRFFVDATPHVGEVLDGPYQRNTYLVGGLGKGGRGYFCLMIGSRHRELDGGQYGPYVQTFSADDISADSSEQDVSRIVMWEYPSSRTGDGSADNDGDGLADEAGEVDNDMGFSFGQGCAVNANAPREAYRSVVIFGNGYDSPNEHAVLYILDAASGALVRKIDTGVNGDNGLSVPALIDVNGDRCVDYAYAGDLKGHLWKFDLTAEDPGRWGVAYGEDHNADGVIDAAQGDTPAPVFHALNQPITARPDVMAMANACAPHLHGYMIVFGTGRYLGESDRYDLSQQSIYGIWDFGDDSDDSEYLGYLVDRTTGQLSNGLSLHPIGATVDCDRDGTRYRQLTEWLPDYATVEDAEDGDGVRANNRSEDKRANPEYFSGWYLDFPIASDDGQEAAERVIDNVAIRGGNAVVTSFVPSNRVCASGGTAWLYILDGCGKGAIQKEEDGVSFLPMRFSSRLHSSLTIMKKDCRSRVDQVLFSDHQGRLFEKSFLGESWGKVFWRQNSQD; encoded by the coding sequence ATGCTTACGTCGCATGCCTATGGTTTGGATCTCAGCGATACGCCATTGGATATTCAAGTCCAGGCCCCGCCACCCAACGTGATGATCGTCTGGGACAATTCCGAACATATGGACTGGGAGGTCCTGACCGACGAAGATAAGGGGGCTTTTTCCGGATGCGGTTATATTTTCCCTGAACACCCCCGTGGCGCTCGAGCCGGCCATGAGTTGTTATTGAGTGAAATCCAGCGCCGGTTGTGGCTGTCCCAGTGGGGCGGCTATAACCGGTTGTACTATCGGCCGGATAGGGGGTACCCGCCGTGGCCCGGAACCGGGAAATACGCTTTCGGCAAGGCCGATCTCCATTTTCCGCTATCAGACCCTGCATGTTCCGCGCGCGATGGCGTTCGCTGTAAAATGAGCCAGCCGTTCATGACGGTTCACTGCGATGGAGAAACGTATGTGATCCCCCAGGCTCATTACTTTGTGCTTAAGGATGACAACGGGAATGGGGTTCGGGATAGGGACGAAAAAGTCTACCTCGTGGCATGGCGGGACGGAGATGGAAATGGCCTTCTCGATTTGTCCAACCGGATCGACGATGACCGGCGTGTATACTTTCGTTATATGGATGGCGGTGACGACACGCTTCAGGATGATGAACTGGCGCTCGTCGATGATGAAGCGGAAAAATTCAGCATCCGCCCCGCGATTCATGATGAACGGGGCGAGGTGGTACGTTATCTCACCGACCAGGAAGAGTTGCAGAATTATGTCAACTGGTTCAGCTACTATCGAAAACGCGGCTTCGTGGCCAAATCCGCATTGGCGCAAAGCATTGCGGCAGCTCGTGAGTTGAACATCGGGATCTATCCGGTCAGCGGGAAACCGGCCCTGGGGGTCGTGCCCGTGGGGGTGACCTGGAAGCCCGGCGATGTTCCGTTGCCAGGAGAAAAGGCTGAGACCGGACCGGTTTTCGACAGTAGCGAGCAGCTGCTCGATGCCATTTACGCCGCCCCTTTCCATGGACCGCCGGCGCTTCGGGAAGCCCTTGATCTCGTGGGGCGATATTTTAAAACGGATGCGACATCGACCTTGGGGGCTTCCCCATACGTTTCTGAAGGAAAAGGGGGATGTTGCCAACAAAGTCATGCCATCGTGGTCGCGGGTGGGTACTGGGATGACCGGTTCTCAGGGGCAGGCAATGCCGACGGCAGCCGGGGTATACCGTATGCCGATGGCTACTCGGATACCCTGGCCGATGTGGCCATGTATTATTACACGTCCGATCTTGCACCGGGTCTTGAAGACGGGATGGGATCAAGAGGGTGTGACGATGCCTCCCATCAGCATATGGTCACCCATGCCCTATGGGCGGGTGGACCCGACACCTTGGATCTGAAACGGCTTCTTCTTCCCGGCGCGTGGGATGATGCGGGACAAAACGGCGGACCTTGTTTGGCCGGGGCGCTTGCATCCGTGCCCGATTGGCCCCGACCTGAGCCTGGCGAGGCGACAACCGCCGACGACATTTTCCATGCTGCAGTCAACGGGCGAGGTTTTTTCCTTGCGATTGACGAACCGAGCGCCATGACGTCGGCCCTGGATACCGTCTTGGGTCTTATCCGCCAGGGCTCGGGATCAACGGAGGGGCTGCATTATGGACCCCAAGTGATCGTGCCTCCATATATTTACAAGGTCGCTTACCGGTCGGATGGCTGGGAAGGTGACGTGCAAGCGTTCGAATATGATCCCCAGAGCGGCGCGGTGGGCGATACCCCGCTCTGGTGCGCGGCGGAGCGACTCAACCGCTCAGATGTGACCCATGAGAGCCGTCGTTTGATCACCTACGGCGGGATCTGGCGCCATCCTCAGGGCATCCCCTTTCGCTACGATGACCTTGCCGAAGGAGAGAGACAAGTCTTGGGCTCGGATCTGAAAAGCGGTTCCCCGGCCGATAAACAGGCACGGCGGCTGCTCGATTACATCCGGGGCAAAGATGCATCTGGGTATCGACGGCGCGCCAATCGATTGGGCGACATTGTCCACAGTGTGCCGGTTATCGCCGGGCAGACTCTTTTTGTGGGCGGCAATGACGGCATGTTGCATGCGTTTGACACAACCCATGGTGATGAACGCTTCGCCTATATCCCTCGGCTGGTATTCGAAACTTTCAGTGCGCTCGCTTCACCCGGTTACGACAGCCGCCATCGATTCTTCGTGGATGCCACGCCCCATGTCGGTGAGGTGCTCGATGGACCGTATCAAAGGAACACCTACCTGGTCGGAGGGTTGGGGAAGGGTGGCCGGGGCTATTTCTGTCTGATGATCGGCAGTCGCCATAGAGAACTTGACGGCGGTCAGTATGGTCCGTATGTCCAGACGTTCAGCGCCGACGATATTTCAGCGGACAGCTCCGAGCAGGATGTCTCCCGGATCGTCATGTGGGAGTACCCATCTTCCCGCACAGGCGATGGCAGCGCGGACAACGACGGTGATGGTCTGGCGGATGAGGCGGGCGAAGTCGATAACGACATGGGCTTTAGTTTTGGCCAGGGTTGCGCGGTCAACGCCAATGCGCCCCGAGAGGCGTATCGCAGCGTGGTGATTTTCGGCAATGGGTACGACAGCCCGAACGAACATGCGGTTCTCTATATACTGGATGCCGCCAGCGGCGCGCTGGTTCGTAAAATCGACACCGGTGTGAACGGTGACAATGGGTTGTCGGTACCAGCGCTGATCGATGTGAATGGAGATCGATGCGTGGACTACGCTTATGCCGGAGACCTGAAAGGTCATCTCTGGAAATTCGACCTGACGGCCGAAGACCCCGGTCGTTGGGGAGTGGCCTACGGAGAGGATCATAACGCCGACGGCGTCATCGACGCGGCCCAAGGTGATACGCCTGCCCCCGTTTTTCATGCCCTGAACCAGCCGATTACCGCTCGGCCGGACGTCATGGCCATGGCGAATGCCTGTGCTCCCCACCTGCATGGCTATATGATCGTCTTCGGCACGGGCAGGTACCTTGGCGAGAGCGACCGGTACGATCTCAGCCAACAGAGCATATATGGTATCTGGGACTTTGGTGATGATAGCGATGACAGCGAATATTTGGGGTACCTGGTCGATCGCACGACAGGCCAATTGTCCAATGGATTGTCTTTGCATCCCATCGGGGCTACGGTCGATTGCGATCGGGATGGCACTCGCTACCGTCAGCTGACAGAATGGCTGCCGGATTACGCCACCGTCGAAGACGCAGAAGATGGCGACGGCGTTCGGGCGAACAATAGAAGCGAGGACAAGCGTGCCAATCCGGAATATTTTTCCGGATGGTACCTCGATTTTCCCATCGCTTCCGACGACGGGCAGGAAGCGGCAGAGCGGGTCATCGACAATGTTGCCATTCGCGGCGGAAATGCCGTGGTGACATCCTTTGTCCCCAGCAACCGAGTCTGCGCCTCTGGCGGCACGGCTTGGCTTTACATCCTGGATGGCTGCGGAAAAGGAGCCATCCAGAAAGAGGAGGATGGGGTATCCTTTTTACCCATGCGTTTCTCAAGCCGATTGCATTCAAGTTTGACGATTATGAAAAAGGACTGCAGGTCCCGTGTGGACCAGGTTCTCTTTAGCGACCACCAGGGCAGGCTGTTCGAAAAATCCTTCCTGGGAGAATCCTGGGGCAAGGTTTTTTGGCGCCAAAACAGCCAGGATTAA
- a CDS encoding GspE/PulE family protein, with product MMENFSKNAFQAEVVCQTLVQNKLLATATAKEILRKKDVLIQKLEKIREKKYENTAAIELINNPITIVDVIASLNLSRLDKPGLPLDEETIFETLAAGWNVPFFRLDPLKLDLNVVTTTIPRSFAMKHLVLPVDVKDGILTVAMPDPFNLEVLDDITMASKLKVKAVVSPKSDIIKLINEFFGFKRSIVAAQDQFGGPSVDLGNLEQYVRLRSADELPSNDQHIVNAVNHLFMYAFDQKASDIHIEPKRELSLVRMRIDGMLHTTYKLPKAVHSAIISRIKNLARMDMAEKRRPQDGRIKTDKGDVEVEIRVSTIPVAFGEKVVMRIMDPDILFRDLAQLGFSTVDLERYQNLITLPHGIVLVCGPTGSGKSTTLYSTLSKINSPHINITTVEEPIEMVHESFNQIAVQNQIGITFGSVLRNILRQDPDVIMIGEMRDLETAENAIQAALTGHLVFSTLHTNDAPSAVMRLLELGVPNFLIQATLSGVLAQRLIRKICNYCKESYEMESDKLRTMGIDLNRDGKLNLYRGKGCEKCRGTGYLGRTCILELMPFTESIRRLTTAQADVDAIRTKAREEGMRTLRECAVERFLEGVTTYQEVLRVTWEQH from the coding sequence ATGATGGAGAATTTCTCGAAGAATGCATTTCAAGCGGAGGTCGTGTGCCAAACCCTCGTTCAAAACAAGTTACTGGCCACTGCCACCGCAAAAGAGATTTTGAGAAAAAAAGATGTGTTGATCCAAAAGCTCGAGAAGATAAGAGAGAAAAAGTATGAGAACACCGCTGCCATCGAATTGATCAACAACCCCATTACGATCGTCGATGTCATCGCATCGCTCAACCTCAGCCGTTTGGACAAGCCTGGTCTTCCATTGGATGAAGAGACGATTTTCGAAACCCTGGCGGCCGGCTGGAATGTGCCATTTTTCAGGCTCGATCCATTAAAGCTCGATTTGAATGTGGTTACCACCACCATACCGCGCTCCTTTGCCATGAAACATCTGGTGTTGCCCGTGGACGTCAAGGATGGGATCCTGACCGTGGCCATGCCCGATCCTTTTAACCTGGAAGTGCTCGACGATATCACTATGGCCAGTAAGTTGAAGGTTAAGGCCGTGGTGAGTCCAAAATCGGACATCATCAAGCTGATCAACGAATTTTTTGGATTCAAACGATCTATCGTTGCAGCACAGGATCAATTCGGCGGCCCGAGTGTAGATCTCGGGAATCTCGAGCAATATGTGCGGCTACGGTCGGCTGATGAACTGCCCTCCAATGACCAGCATATCGTCAATGCGGTCAACCACCTGTTCATGTACGCCTTCGATCAGAAGGCAAGCGATATTCACATCGAGCCAAAACGCGAATTGAGCCTGGTTCGCATGCGCATCGATGGCATGCTGCACACCACCTATAAACTCCCCAAAGCGGTTCATTCCGCGATTATCAGCAGAATCAAGAACCTGGCGCGAATGGACATGGCCGAAAAACGACGCCCCCAGGATGGCAGGATCAAAACGGACAAGGGGGATGTGGAGGTGGAAATCCGGGTATCCACAATCCCCGTGGCCTTTGGTGAAAAGGTCGTCATGCGGATCATGGATCCCGATATCCTGTTTCGTGACTTGGCGCAATTGGGTTTTTCTACTGTCGATTTGGAGCGCTACCAGAACCTGATCACCTTGCCCCATGGTATTGTCCTGGTGTGCGGTCCCACGGGAAGTGGAAAATCCACAACGCTCTATTCCACATTGAGCAAGATCAACAGTCCGCATATCAATATTACAACTGTTGAAGAACCTATTGAAATGGTTCACGAAAGCTTTAATCAGATCGCCGTCCAGAATCAAATCGGCATCACCTTTGGTTCGGTTTTGCGCAACATCTTGAGGCAGGACCCGGACGTTATCATGATCGGCGAAATGCGTGACCTGGAGACTGCAGAAAATGCCATCCAGGCCGCGCTGACGGGGCACCTGGTGTTTTCCACCCTGCACACCAACGATGCCCCATCGGCAGTCATGCGGCTCCTGGAATTGGGTGTGCCCAATTTTTTGATTCAAGCCACCCTCTCAGGGGTCTTGGCACAGCGGCTGATTCGCAAGATATGCAACTACTGTAAAGAATCCTACGAAATGGAGAGCGACAAACTCAGGACCATGGGAATTGATTTGAACCGCGATGGGAAATTGAATCTATACAGGGGAAAGGGTTGTGAAAAATGCCGCGGCACCGGATATCTCGGCAGGACTTGTATCCTGGAGTTGATGCCCTTTACGGAATCTATTCGTCGGCTGACGACGGCTCAGGCGGATGTGGACGCCATCCGCACCAAGGCCCGTGAAGAAGGCATGCGCACGTTGCGCGAATGTGCCGTCGAGAGATTTTTAGAGGGAGTGACAACGTATCAAGAAGTATTGCGGGTGACATGGGAGCAGCATTAG
- a CDS encoding LysM peptidoglycan-binding domain-containing protein — translation MKIKKCCWKFTATLLLSACMTLVLVGPAAAAEPVNQNPEVAYEAGFYYTVKKGDTLWDLSQRFSDTPWQWPDLWRENQQLPNPHWIYPGERIRLFRKSDKHRYQVPVENQAPSAPPRAEASEPAEPPKPQVDFHYANIDRVGFIRDPAVDPMGEIFKSLDDKKLISKGDQVYIRYSDSGGKEQFAPGLRLTAYRTLEPNEAKGYGSQHYLLGIVEVITVKDDYAIAEVMSSARKIQAGDLVMHFEPRNPDITVMDSTPGIDGRILLGEEHTKMLGDLFIAFIDKGTDDQILPGQIYDIYFQEHAPSGSSGSDILLDPVSIGSLLVLHTEKNTSTAVITSSNRNITPGQPFRTP, via the coding sequence ATGAAAATCAAAAAATGTTGCTGGAAGTTCACCGCGACGCTCTTGCTGAGCGCATGTATGACACTCGTACTGGTTGGCCCTGCAGCAGCTGCCGAACCGGTCAATCAAAACCCGGAAGTGGCGTATGAAGCGGGTTTCTATTATACAGTTAAAAAGGGGGATACCCTATGGGATCTATCCCAGCGATTCAGCGATACGCCCTGGCAGTGGCCTGATCTTTGGCGTGAAAATCAACAACTCCCCAATCCGCACTGGATATATCCAGGCGAACGGATCCGGCTGTTTCGCAAATCCGACAAACATCGTTACCAAGTACCTGTAGAAAACCAAGCCCCTTCGGCACCACCCCGGGCGGAAGCATCCGAACCTGCTGAACCACCTAAACCGCAAGTGGATTTTCACTATGCCAATATCGATCGCGTCGGTTTTATTCGCGATCCCGCGGTCGATCCGATGGGGGAAATCTTTAAGAGCCTGGATGATAAAAAGCTGATCAGCAAGGGGGACCAAGTCTACATTCGCTATTCCGATTCAGGGGGAAAAGAGCAGTTTGCGCCTGGGCTTCGCCTGACGGCCTATAGAACACTCGAACCCAATGAAGCAAAAGGATATGGTTCGCAGCACTACCTGCTGGGCATTGTCGAAGTCATTACCGTTAAAGATGATTACGCCATCGCCGAGGTCATGTCGTCGGCCCGTAAAATTCAGGCCGGTGATCTTGTGATGCACTTTGAACCCCGCAACCCCGACATCACCGTCATGGACAGCACGCCGGGGATAGACGGTCGTATTCTTTTAGGTGAAGAGCACACCAAGATGCTCGGTGATTTGTTCATCGCTTTTATCGATAAGGGCACGGACGACCAGATCCTGCCGGGCCAAATTTATGACATCTATTTTCAGGAACATGCCCCGTCCGGAAGCTCTGGCAGCGATATATTGCTGGATCCCGTCAGTATCGGTTCCCTTCTGGTACTCCATACGGAGAAAAATACGTCGACGGCAGTCATCACCAGCAGCAATCGCAACATCACCCCCGGTCAACCCTTCCGTACCCCATAA